Proteins from one Pithys albifrons albifrons isolate INPA30051 chromosome 2, PitAlb_v1, whole genome shotgun sequence genomic window:
- the CCT4 gene encoding T-complex protein 1 subunit delta — protein MPDSAAARAPAGAASKAKGAYQDRDKPAQIRFSNIAAGKAVADAIRTSLGPKGMDKMIQDAKGDVTITNDGATILKQMQVLHPAAKMLVELSKAQDIEAGDGTTSVVVIAGALLDACSRLLQKGIHPTIISESFQKALEKGIEVLTNMAQPVELSDRETLLNSATTSLNSKVVCQYSSLLSPMSVDAVMKVIDPSTANSVDLRDIKIVKKLGGTIDDCELVEGLVLTQKVANTGVTRVEKAKIGLIQFCLSAPKTDMDNQIVVSDYAQMDRVLREERAYILNLVKQIKKAGCNVLLIQKSILRDALSDLALHFLNKVKIMVVKDIEREDIEFICKTIGTKPVAHIDQFTPDMLGSAELAEEVNLNGSGKLVKITGCTNPGKTVSIVVRGSNKLVLEEAERSIHDALCVIRCLVKKRALIAGGGAPEIELALRLNEYARTLKGMDSYCVRAYGDALEVIPSTLAENAGLNPISTVTELRNRHAQGEKTAGINVRKGGISNILEELVVQPLLVSLSALTLATETVRSILKIDDVVNTRG, from the exons ATGCCTGACAGCGCGGCCGCCAGAGCCCCCGCCGGGGCCGCCAGCAAAGCCAAGGGTGCCTACCAGGACCGCGACAAGCCCGCCCAGATCCGTTTCAGCAACATCGCGGCCGGCAAAG ctGTTGCCGATGCAATTAGAACAAGCCTTGGACCGAAGGGAATGGATAAAATG ATCCAGGATGCCAAAGGAGATGTGACAATCACCAACGATGGTGCCACCATCCTGAAGCAGATGCAGGTCCTGCACCCTGCAGCCAAAATG TTGGTGGAGCTGTCAAAAGCACAAGATATTGAAGCTGGTGATGGCACAACATCTGTTGTTGTCATTGCTGGAGCTCTTTTGGATGCCTGTTCCAGACTCCTGCAGAAAg GAATTCACCCCACCATCATTTCGGAGTCGTTCCAGAAAGCTCTGGAAAAAGGCATTGAGGTGCTGACCAACATGGCACAGCCAGTGGAGCTGAGTGACAGGGAGACTCTGCTCAACAGCGCCACGACTTCGCTCAACTCAAAG GTTGTGTGTCAGTACTCTAGTCTGCTTTCTCCAATGAGTGTGGATGCAGTGATGAAGGTGATtgaccccagcacagccaacaGTGTGGACCTCAGAGATATTAAAATTGTTAAGAAGTTGGG AGGCACAATTGATGATTGTGAACTGGTTGAAGGACTTGTCCTGACTCAGAAAGTGGCAAATACTGGCGTAACCAGAGTGGAAAAAGCCAAAATTGGCCTCATCCAGTTCTGCTTGTCTGCTCCAAAGACAGAT ATGGACAACCAGATTGTTGTTTCTGATTATGCTCAAATGGACAGAGTGCTGCGTGAGGAGAGAGCCTATATCCTGAACCTGGTTAAGCAGATAAAGAAGGCTGGCTGCAATGTGCTGCTCATCCAGAAGTCTATTCTCAG GGATGCTCTCAGTGACCTGGCCCTCCACTTTCTGAACAAAGTTAAGATCATGGTGGTTAAAGACATTGAAAGAGAAGACATTGAGTTTATATGTAAG ACCATTGGAACTAAGCCTGTGGCTCACATTGACCAGTTCACCCCTGAcatgctgggctctgctgagctggcagaggaGGTCAACCTGAACGGTTCTGGGAAACTAGTAAAG ATTACAGGCTGCACAAACCCTGGAAAAACCGTGAGCATCGTGGTCCGTGGGTCCAACAAGCTTGTCCTGGAGGAGGCCGAGCGCTCCATCCATGACGCCCTGTGTGTCATAAGATGCTTAGTTAAGAAAAG agctctgaTTGCAGGGGGTGGGGCCCCCGAGATCGAGCTGGCGCTTCGCCTCAACGAGTACGCCCGCACCCTCAAGGGCATGGACTCCTACTGCGTGCGCGCCTACGGAGACGCCCTGGAGGTCATCCCCTCCACCCTGGCCGAGAATGCTGGGCTCAACCCCATCTCCACAGTGACAGAGCTGAGGAACAGACATGCCCAAGGGGAGAAAACAGCTGGCATTAATGTCAGGAAG GGTGGCATTTCCAACatcctggaggagctggtggTGCAGCCTTTGCTGGTGTCTTTGAGTGCACTGACTCTGGCGACGGAAACCGTGCGCAGCATTCTCAAGATCGATGACGTG GTGAACACGCGAGGGTAG